The nucleotide sequence GCCAAGTAACGGATTGGCGGCTATCATTCATCTTTATCGTCGTTATTGGCATAATTGGGTTAATCAGCAATGCGTTCCTTGTACCAAATAATTTAACAAAAAGTAAACCGATTTCATTAAGTGATATCGGAAAAGTATTAAGCAATTTCCGTATGCTGTTAATTTTGTTTATTACTGCAATGGGTTACGGAGGCGTATTTGTTGTTTACACATATGTGTCCCCTATTCTCGAAAATCAAATGGGCTACTCTCCTCATGCGATTGTCGTAATATTAGTTGTATACGGAATTTGTGTCGCTATTGGTAATACAATCGGTGGCCACTTTGCAAACATTAATCCACTGCGTGCGATATTCATCTTCTTTATTGGACTAGCCTTAACGTTACTTGGTGTATACTTCTCATTTGATTCCAAAGTAATTGGGCTCGTAATGGTATTAGCAATGGGACTGTTTATGTTTATGAATGTGCCAGGCTTACAACTGTATGCCGTTCAGCTATCTGAAAAATATGTACCAGCTGCTACTGCGATGGCTTCCGCTTTAAATATTTCAGCTTTCAATATCGGGATTTTCCTCGGTTCATATGTCGGCGGTTTGATTGTTCATTATCAGTCACTGGATAATACACCCCTATACGGATTTTTAATGGTAATCATTGCAGCAAGTATTACATTAGTTTGGATGATAGTAGATAACAAACAAAATGTTTGTACTAAGAATGAATTCTCGCCATTATCCAAAAATTAATATCTATAAAATATGATAGAAACCTCTCCTAACATTAATGTTTGAGACGGTTTCTATTTTTGTTTA is from Solibacillus isronensis and encodes:
- a CDS encoding MFS transporter, yielding MSTSKTPNARLTLLALAISSFGIGSTEFISVGLLPLITNEFGITLSTAGLTVSIYALGVTIGAPILTVLTSRLDRKKLLLLVMVLFIVGNLWVAIAPTFTLLLIGRIISAFAHGVFMSIAAVIAADVVAPNKRASAIAFMFTGLTLATVSGVPLGTFIGQVTDWRLSFIFIVVIGIIGLISNAFLVPNNLTKSKPISLSDIGKVLSNFRMLLILFITAMGYGGVFVVYTYVSPILENQMGYSPHAIVVILVVYGICVAIGNTIGGHFANINPLRAIFIFFIGLALTLLGVYFSFDSKVIGLVMVLAMGLFMFMNVPGLQLYAVQLSEKYVPAATAMASALNISAFNIGIFLGSYVGGLIVHYQSLDNTPLYGFLMVIIAASITLVWMIVDNKQNVCTKNEFSPLSKN